In the genome of Mangifera indica cultivar Alphonso chromosome 9, CATAS_Mindica_2.1, whole genome shotgun sequence, the window tttttctttttgggttaaAGAAAATGTCGAgttttataatgaaatttatgtcattttgttttatatttttatgtatgagTTTACTGGTCTTGGTTTTCTCAGCTCGTACAAGCAGATTCCATATACATGAAATTATTATGTCACTTGTTGTTCTAAGCCTTGTGTTTTAGTTGGACAGGttggatatttgataaaaagACTGTTAAATGTGTTTATTCTTAAGTAATCTGGTTTCATTGAATGTTCTGAAGAAATTGTATGGATGCATATTTTAAGCCTCGTTTTCACTAAGATCTTCCTTTCGCGTTTTCCTTCTGGGGCGTCCTTAGTGatcaaatttctaaataatgAACATGTTTTTTCTTTGACTCTGTTGTGGATGTATTAATTGTTCTAATGATTGTTGAAATAGTGCCCGGTAATGATCTAAAGTCATAAACGATGTTTAGGCATTGCAGAACACTTGAAGCACAAAAACCGTTTGCAAGAGTATGCGCAAAGATCCGGTATTCAACTCCCAGTTTATCAAACAATCAGTGTAGGAGGATATTCGCATGCTCCACAGTTTAGGTCTACCGTGTTTGTGGATGGAGAAGCTTATACATCTCCTAACACCTTCTCACATCGAAAAGCAGCTGAGCAGGATGCTGCCAAGTTTGCTTTTGAGAATATAGAAAAGAAAGTAAAGGACCGAGGATGTCCTCTCATTATTGGGGTATGTTGCATATGTTATATCAACTTCTATTGGCTGAACTCATGTTAGTTTTTTCATTTTGGCGTTTTTGTTTGAATCGCTCATCTAGTAAAGCAAGTAAGTCAAGCCAACATAATAGGTATTGACAACCAATTTCTATGATATGTAGTATGGCCACTTATGTGGATGATTATGGGACAATCTACCTTGCTCTGTTCTTCATCCATCACAGATTGGAGGCTGTGGCAACATAATAagaattttacatttatatttgttGATTTGAAGACTGTTTTAAAGTTATAGTTacttgttttttgtttattttttaattattattttgagcTGTCTTGACCTATTTTTCTATAGTTTACATGTGAAGATTTCTACACATTTGCTGTCTGAGAACTTGTAGCTTCTACGTTAGCTTCGACAAACATATAAACACATCATAGGAATTTATAGTTATAAATACATCATTATCCACATGCAAAGCTGTGCCCTTGTTTCTTGGTTTCAAAAGGTGTTGTCCAACACACTGCTTCTACATTTACAAAATAGCACAagtttccaatattttttaCTACATACTATGGTTTATGTTCATGTTTTCCTTATTCTTTCTTGGTAATcaacatctgggaaatcttttTTAGTCAAGTGCCAGTTTTCTCCCTTCTTGTCATCATATGTTCTAGGAGCTATAATGCCACAACATTTGGGTTCAAGCCAAGCCATAGTTGCTGTGTTTATAGGGTCAACTAGTCCATTGGGGAACTTGATTCACATATTACTTTGCTCATTTTGTGATTTCATTGTTTCTTTCtttggattttaatttttaacctgGTGCCTTAACTCTCTTGGCAGAGTTAGAGGTGGGTAGCCAAACAAATTTGTGTATGTCAACTTCTTATTGTCCACCAGGCTACCAGTAACGTTTAccattcttaaatttttattcttattgtcCAGGATACAATATTCTGCAAACTTATCTTGAATGAATTTGCAACAAAGAGGAATTTGGAAAAGCCTACTTATAGTACCACTAGTCCAGAAGGTTTACTTCCAGTTTTTGTATCCTCAGTGGTGTTTGATGGTACAAGTTATACTGGAGAACCTGgtaaaaacaagaaagaagcTGAACAATTGGCAGCACGAGCTGCTATTGTCTCGCTattgggtattatttttttcatattttacaaataaattgttatttaaagtAATTATGTATTTTTCTGTTCTCAATTTCATGATATggatttatttaagttttagtaCAGGTAATTCTGGGTTTGCAACTTCACTTTCTGAGATCATAAAGTCCAAAGCCAAATTATATGCTGCAATGCATAAAGTCAAGGACACCAATGATGGCACCCAAAATATGGGGGTAAACACAAGACAGAACCCAGAGATTTTTGTCAGTAAAGTGGTTGAAGCTGCTGTGACTAGCAATATGCCAACAATTGCAACCACAGAGGCGGCATGCTCAGGAATGCATCCACTACaccatcaatttaaaaaaccaaaaccagAACCAGCCTTTGAAACAGTGAATTCCCCTATTCAATTTGTGCCTCCAGTTTTAGGACAGCCTTTGGGATTTTCTTCAAGCTGTTCAAACAAGCGACGTAGAAACAAAAAGAAGGGTAACAAGAAATTATGCACAGATGCTCAGTAAGTTTCGATTTCTTATTCACGTGTTTGTTATTTTCTCCTGtcttgtttttgtgttttgattttcaTTAATCGCAAGGATTGAGTACTTTCTTATGGCATATTCTTAACTTCTATTGCTATACTGTAAAATTGTGTATGTTTGCCATTATTTGTTAGTTAAATTGGATCATGCTTTCactttactatttttttaaagcttTACTTTGTCTCATTTCCTTTAGTTTTCCGTTGCCACCCTCTTCCTGGCATTAAAATCCACGTGGAGACTTACAGTCCTCTCATTGGTGTGGTATGCTGTGTTTGCTTTTCTTCTGCCTCCTTAAGGAATCATATCATTACCTTAGTGGAGTTCTATTtctcagtttttttctttaaccttttctttgtttctctATTTTCTATGAAACATGATCCAGTGATACCTctgttttttaatcttttctacCTTCTTATAATCTTTGGTTTCCCTAAAAGATTTCTATTCAGTAAGATTGATTTTTCGGCAAATATGACTTTCTTAGATGATTTTTGTACAGAGACTTGGCTGATTGTTGCTTGATGAGTGTACCTCATTTCTCTATTTTTCATGTGTAATCAGCTAAACTCATTTTCCAGCTCTAGTGTTTTTCTGTAAGTCATGTCTGCATTACTTGATGCGCAACCTTTTGGTGTtgaccccttttttttttttccatatattttgtttatacaactaaaaaaagttgaaaaagatcCAGTTACTTTAGTATATTAATTTTCAGCTCCTGGCATGgccacaaaaattattaatggaaCCACTGGTGTAGTCTTAAGTAACATTGCCTGCCCTTGCACACTACACACAGACACAGACAAATACATCTGAACTTGTTTGCTTGTTTGCATGCTCAGAACAATTTCTGTAAGACTGGTTGATGGTATTTGTTCTTCTATGGAGCTTTGCATTGATATTCCatcattaaaaaattgcagGCTGTCAGATGCTGCTCAGCCTGCAAGTCAGGCCCCTTCTTATTCGGTAGCCCAGCCATTGAGTCAAGCCCCACTTTCTTCTGTAGCTCAGTGAACGGCTGATCTGCATTATGCATGTATTTATTTGTTGTAGGATTCTGGTCTTCTTGAGTTTTGACTGTACCCTGTATGAATACTCTGGTATTGTGGCTGTGCTACATAGAAGATTGTTTACTAACCTCTTGCTTTCTCTCAAAGTCTTTTAGACTAGTCATATCTATAGGCTGTGCatacataaaatcaattaagaatTGAGTGAACCCAGGTGAGGTCATCAATATCATGCATAATTACGCTCGAAAACTATcctttaaagaaaacaaatacaatttttatttctgttgaagaaaatgaatatacCAGGTAATAACCTTCCAGAGCATAGGCTTAATTGGCCGGCCGAGTGGGTTCTTTAGCCAGTTTGTACTGATTAGAAAAGTTTTTTCAAGTTATTAGTAGTGAGATTAAGGCAaagcaaatataaaataaagatggGTATGACTTATGAGACCTGATGATCCGTAGAGATATGAGTATACACATACAAAGTAAGGACAACACAATCTCCTTGAGACGAGGGATTGCTTTGTTTTTCAGTGCCAGCTTACTTATGGTTCTCTTGGTCAGCCTATCAAAACATGTGGAAGATGAGTTTTACTTTGTATTATTATCAGAAGtcaaaacatatttaatttCGTATAAGTTTGCCATATAATTAGTTATAGTAACAAAATCTTGGTTAATCTAtataaaaaactcaataaattaacaaacgaatcatatataaattcaaacgGGTCTCTCATGTTTATATAAGCCAAtgcaaatacaaacaaaattacaTGAATTTATAGTAATCTCTTAAACTCCCTAACATTATTAGGctattgaaaatgatataactccAACGTCCAAAGAAATGGCAAGAGGGAAGTGAGTTTGG includes:
- the LOC123224847 gene encoding double-stranded RNA-binding protein 4-like isoform X2, encoding MADFSQNLPQPRLPASTPTPASDPSQTSAAARHLAVVPGHSLPPAPAQSLTPAPAPAQSVAPVTSRTLAPAPTQSAALVQNSTPPPAPAASPPNQHLKHKNRLQEYAQRSGIQLPVYQTISVGGYSHAPQFRSTVFVDGEAYTSPNTFSHRKAAEQDAAKFAFENIEKKVKDRGCPLIIGDTIFCKLILNEFATKRNLEKPTYSTTSPEGLLPVFVSSVVFDGTSYTGEPGKNKKEAEQLAARAAIVSLLGNSGFATSLSEIIKSKAKLYAAMHKVKDTNDGTQNMGVNTRQNPEIFVSKVVEAAVTSNMPTIATTEAACSGMHPLHHQFKKPKPEPAFETVNSPIQFVPPVLGQPLGFSSSCSNKRRRNKKKGNKKLCTDAQLSDAAQPASQAPSYSVAQPLSQAPLSSVAQ
- the LOC123224847 gene encoding double-stranded RNA-binding protein 4-like isoform X1, with protein sequence MADFSQNLPQPRLPASTPTPASDPSQTSAAARHLAVVPGHSLPPAPAQSLTPAPAPAQSVAPVTSRTLAPAPTQSAALVQNSTPPPAPAASPPNRIAEHLKHKNRLQEYAQRSGIQLPVYQTISVGGYSHAPQFRSTVFVDGEAYTSPNTFSHRKAAEQDAAKFAFENIEKKVKDRGCPLIIGDTIFCKLILNEFATKRNLEKPTYSTTSPEGLLPVFVSSVVFDGTSYTGEPGKNKKEAEQLAARAAIVSLLGNSGFATSLSEIIKSKAKLYAAMHKVKDTNDGTQNMGVNTRQNPEIFVSKVVEAAVTSNMPTIATTEAACSGMHPLHHQFKKPKPEPAFETVNSPIQFVPPVLGQPLGFSSSCSNKRRRNKKKGNKKLCTDAQLSDAAQPASQAPSYSVAQPLSQAPLSSVAQ